The following proteins are encoded in a genomic region of Ornithinibacillus sp. 4-3:
- a CDS encoding glycosyltransferase, translating to METKPMISLCMIVKNEETFLEKCLSSVKNFVEEIIIIDTGSTDSTIDIAQRFQAKIFHYKWDNHFANARNKGIAKATGEWILWLDADEYLDIQDAEVYKEIIKNKDTNLLFLPITNLTGDRIDDPNHNAHIHYQPRLFRNHQGIKFINPIHESLDGERENLTTDVLDLPILHYGYINEVSIEKDKSTRNKRILKLEEKKENHSPWVEYHLASEYYRNKEYNQAFEYVNKSIFNFLLAGQKPPSILYKLKYDMFIQTNSMNQALPGIEKALLLYPDYVDLHFYKGLFLFHQSDYEAAKTCFEKCLELGESHPSYLILKGVGSFRATHYKKTCLEKLEASNKGEKK from the coding sequence GTGGAAACAAAACCAATGATAAGCTTATGCATGATTGTCAAAAACGAAGAGACCTTTCTTGAAAAATGCTTATCCAGTGTAAAGAACTTTGTAGAAGAAATTATTATTATAGATACTGGTTCCACGGATAGTACAATCGATATTGCTCAACGATTTCAAGCGAAAATCTTTCACTATAAGTGGGATAACCATTTTGCAAACGCAAGAAACAAAGGAATTGCCAAAGCTACAGGTGAATGGATATTGTGGCTGGATGCGGATGAATATTTAGATATACAGGATGCTGAAGTATATAAGGAAATAATAAAAAATAAGGATACCAATCTACTCTTTTTGCCTATAACCAATTTAACAGGTGATCGTATAGACGACCCAAACCACAACGCTCATATTCATTATCAACCTCGGTTATTTCGTAATCACCAGGGCATTAAATTTATCAATCCGATTCATGAATCATTAGACGGAGAGCGCGAAAATCTCACAACCGATGTATTAGACCTTCCTATCCTGCATTATGGCTACATTAATGAGGTCTCTATAGAAAAAGATAAATCAACTCGGAATAAAAGAATTCTAAAATTAGAAGAGAAGAAGGAAAACCATAGTCCTTGGGTCGAATATCATCTTGCTAGTGAGTATTATCGTAATAAAGAATATAATCAAGCCTTCGAATATGTTAATAAATCTATTTTCAATTTTTTATTAGCAGGGCAAAAACCTCCCTCTATCCTCTATAAACTGAAATATGACATGTTTATTCAGACTAATAGCATGAACCAAGCACTCCCTGGTATTGAAAAAGCACTGCTTCTCTATCCAGATTACGTTGATCTACATTTTTATAAAGGCCTCTTTCTCTTTCATCAATCTGATTATGAAGCTGCAAAAACATGCTTCGAAAAATGCCTAGAATTAGGTGAAAGTCATCCCAGCTACTTAATTCTAAAAGGTGTTGGAAGTTTTCGGGCCACGCATTATAAAAAGACTTGCTTAGAGAAATTAGAAGCATCAAATAAAGGAGAGAAAAAATGA